Proteins co-encoded in one Armatimonadota bacterium genomic window:
- a CDS encoding DoxX family protein has protein sequence MATAGFGAYALTLLRVIVGLTFLLHGLPKWGNLGGVAGFFGNVGIPAPSLMAPWVAFLETVGGLALIVGVATRYAGVLLAIEMVVTTVVVKWPRVGFIAPLDRPGVGAELDLLLLAGALVVATLGPGRLSVEGDLLKRQL, from the coding sequence CGCGTGATCGTCGGCCTCACCTTCCTCCTGCACGGCCTGCCCAAATGGGGCAACCTGGGCGGCGTGGCCGGGTTCTTCGGGAACGTCGGGATCCCCGCGCCCTCCCTGATGGCCCCCTGGGTGGCGTTCCTCGAGACCGTGGGGGGCCTCGCGCTGATCGTCGGTGTGGCGACACGCTACGCCGGCGTGCTCTTGGCCATCGAGATGGTGGTGACCACCGTGGTGGTCAAATGGCCCCGAGTGGGTTTCATCGCTCCCCTCGACCGGCCGGGGGTCGGCGCCGAACTCGACCTCCTGCTGCTGGCAGGCGCGCTGGTGGTGGCGACCCTGGGCCCTGGCCGGCTGTCGGTGGAGGGCGACCTGCTCAAGCGACAGCTCTAG
- a CDS encoding AI-2E family transporter, producing the protein MCDPRSGPGNGGGAQKLHPATVDPAARGGVHLASRAELIVGTTVVVTTALALVGLVRLLAVVAEVLVIVLIAAILATGLAPLVDRLERRTWSRRRWRLSRTAAAGVVYVGLLALLGLVGSVLVTPVVREATDLAARAPELYGQLQTMIADLQRRYPWLPDLTGLVERLPEEAGRLTAYVGRATGVAFRVFGAVVSAVTVLILSFYMLLEGPTIKAAFLRLFPRRNHRQLEAVLAEIGRKFGGWLRGQLFLGLIVGMAAGVGTAALGLPYAFLLGLAAGVTELIPLVGPVLGAIPAVFVALFGPPWRLVAVVVLFVVIQQAENHFLVPRVTRQTVGLSPVLTLIAIMVGTKLMGVLGALLAVPVAAAVQVVAGELVRTYGPNG; encoded by the coding sequence ATGTGTGACCCGCGGTCGGGGCCAGGGAACGGCGGTGGCGCCCAGAAGTTACACCCCGCGACGGTCGACCCGGCGGCCCGCGGAGGTGTGCACCTGGCGTCGCGTGCGGAACTGATCGTTGGCACCACGGTCGTCGTCACCACGGCCCTGGCGCTGGTGGGCCTGGTGCGGCTGCTGGCCGTCGTGGCCGAGGTGCTGGTCATCGTGCTGATCGCCGCCATTCTGGCCACGGGGCTGGCACCGCTGGTCGACCGCCTGGAGCGTCGGACCTGGAGTCGCCGGCGCTGGCGGCTGTCCCGCACGGCGGCGGCCGGGGTGGTGTACGTGGGCCTGCTGGCGCTGCTGGGGCTCGTCGGCAGCGTGCTGGTCACGCCGGTCGTGCGCGAGGCCACCGATCTCGCCGCGCGGGCACCGGAGCTCTACGGACAGCTGCAGACGATGATCGCGGACCTGCAGCGGCGCTACCCCTGGCTGCCCGACCTGACGGGGCTCGTCGAGCGACTGCCGGAAGAGGCCGGCCGCCTGACGGCGTACGTGGGCCGCGCCACCGGCGTCGCCTTCCGCGTCTTCGGGGCCGTCGTCTCCGCGGTGACCGTGCTCATCCTGAGCTTCTACATGCTGCTGGAAGGCCCGACGATCAAGGCCGCGTTCCTGCGCCTGTTCCCCCGCCGCAACCACCGGCAGCTCGAGGCGGTGCTCGCCGAGATCGGCCGCAAGTTCGGGGGCTGGCTGCGCGGGCAGCTGTTCCTGGGGCTGATCGTCGGGATGGCCGCGGGGGTGGGCACGGCGGCCCTGGGCCTGCCCTACGCGTTCCTGCTGGGGCTCGCCGCCGGGGTCACAGAGCTGATCCCGCTGGTGGGGCCGGTGCTCGGCGCGATCCCCGCGGTGTTCGTGGCCCTGTTCGGGCCGCCGTGGCGTCTGGTGGCGGTGGTCGTCCTGTTCGTGGTGATCCAGCAGGCGGAGAACCACTTCCTGGTGCCGCGGGTGACGCGGCAGACGGTGGGACTGTCGCCGGTGCTGACGCTGATCGCCATCATGGTGGGGACGAAGCTGATGGGCGTACTCGGGGCGCTGCTGGCGGTGCCGGTCGCCGCCGCGGTGCAGGTCGTGGCCGGCGAGCTGGTGCGCACGTACGGTCCAAACGGCTGA
- a CDS encoding alcohol dehydrogenase catalytic domain-containing protein: MSAARSATMKAVVIHRHGPPEVLQIEDVPVPVPGPGEVLIRVRACGLNNMDIWARSGPPGGRPIFPWRPRTFPITTGGDVAGVVEAVGPQVDGWRPGDRVVVNPILSCGRCEFCLAGEQTMCVDYRIWGEHTPGGLAEFAVAPAQNLLRLPDHVPFEKAAVPAAYCTAWRMLITAGGLRAGEDVLVVGASGGVGTAALAIAKMAGARRIFAVVGGPEKARRAAALGAIAIDHRATPEFSTVVLERTDGAGVHLAADPVGAPTWVQTIRSLRRGGRMAICGASGGERPDFDIREVYQRHRRIIGAPMGNVSDLRAVMGAIFAGAIDPVLHAVLPLAEIRRAHEIMEGRQHFGKVVMVP, translated from the coding sequence GTGAGCGCCGCCCGCAGTGCCACCATGAAGGCCGTCGTCATCCACCGGCACGGGCCGCCCGAGGTGCTTCAGATCGAAGACGTGCCGGTGCCCGTGCCCGGCCCCGGCGAGGTGTTGATCCGCGTGCGGGCCTGCGGGCTCAACAACATGGACATCTGGGCGCGGTCGGGCCCGCCTGGCGGCCGGCCGATCTTCCCCTGGCGGCCGCGGACCTTCCCCATCACCACCGGCGGCGACGTCGCGGGCGTCGTGGAGGCGGTCGGGCCGCAGGTCGACGGATGGCGACCCGGGGACCGCGTGGTCGTCAACCCCATCCTCTCGTGTGGCCGGTGCGAGTTCTGCCTGGCCGGCGAGCAGACGATGTGCGTGGACTACCGCATCTGGGGCGAGCACACCCCGGGCGGCCTGGCCGAGTTCGCGGTGGCGCCGGCGCAGAACCTGCTGCGGCTGCCCGACCACGTGCCCTTCGAGAAGGCCGCCGTGCCGGCCGCCTACTGCACGGCCTGGCGGATGCTCATCACCGCTGGCGGGTTGCGGGCGGGCGAGGACGTGCTGGTGGTGGGCGCCTCCGGCGGGGTGGGCACGGCGGCGCTGGCCATCGCCAAGATGGCCGGGGCCCGGCGCATCTTCGCCGTAGTCGGCGGCCCGGAGAAGGCGCGCAGGGCTGCAGCCCTGGGCGCCATCGCCATCGACCACCGCGCGACGCCCGAGTTCAGCACGGTGGTGCTCGAGCGCACCGACGGCGCCGGCGTCCATCTGGCGGCCGACCCCGTGGGCGCGCCCACCTGGGTGCAGACGATCCGCAGCCTGCGCCGCGGCGGCCGTATGGCGATCTGCGGCGCATCGGGCGGCGAGCGGCCCGACTTCGACATCCGCGAGGTCTACCAGCGGCACCGGCGCATCATCGGCGCGCCCATGGGCAACGTCTCCGACCTGCGGGCCGTGATGGGCGCCATCTTCGCGGGCGCCATCGACCCCGTGCTGCACGCGGTGCTTCCCCTGGCCGAGATTCGGCGCGCCCACGAGATCATGGAAGGGCGCCAGCACTTCGGCAAGGTCGTCATGGTGCCGTGA
- a CDS encoding DinB family protein → MKHPAGLHPAEAHDYLVVARGKLLDWIRPLASELYAREFPFGHKSIRATLVHVASAEWGYVRRLRGELVPPIDQRPFARYAGEPFAPLEAAWAAQAEETRRTLQEVRDWAQPLEWVASVGGRTRRFRTTTGGVALQLLFHEIHHRAQVMAMLRQLGIAAENLDYSVLGFQVENA, encoded by the coding sequence ATGAAGCACCCGGCAGGTCTACACCCCGCCGAGGCCCACGACTACCTGGTCGTCGCGCGCGGCAAGTTGCTGGACTGGATCCGCCCGCTGGCGTCCGAGCTGTACGCCCGCGAGTTCCCCTTCGGCCACAAGAGCATCCGCGCCACGCTGGTGCACGTCGCCTCCGCGGAGTGGGGCTACGTGCGACGCCTGCGCGGCGAGCTGGTGCCGCCCATCGACCAGCGGCCGTTCGCGCGATACGCCGGCGAGCCGTTCGCCCCGCTGGAGGCCGCGTGGGCGGCGCAGGCCGAGGAGACGCGCCGCACCTTGCAGGAAGTGCGGGACTGGGCGCAGCCGCTGGAGTGGGTGGCGTCGGTGGGCGGGCGGACGCGGCGGTTTCGCACGACGACGGGTGGCGTGGCGCTCCAGCTGCTCTTCCACGAGATCCACCACCGGGCGCAGGTCATGGCGATGCTCCGCCAGCTGGGGATCGCCGCGGAGAACCTCGACTACTCCGTGCTGGGCTTCCAGGTCGAGAACGCCTGA